A single region of the Montipora capricornis isolate CH-2021 chromosome 13, ASM3666992v2, whole genome shotgun sequence genome encodes:
- the LOC138030668 gene encoding uncharacterized protein, translating into MANDSLQQNTTSSFEFFSSSYCIAWMTVYGVEAVAIVILNVLTIIIYLKDRSLRKRSLYLVINLAVADMLAPLTATYWILRLGNNCQFGRLTCLNAMRSTLPTKFCFIYLQQFASLILILPFIIFWFISCFVSHDSLHQTWLHLYNFLFCLCFANSLINPALYAFQIPEFKRALFSLVRCRSRSGRVQVFPLNDM; encoded by the exons ATGGCCAATGATTCCCTTCAGCAAAACACAACTTCAAGTTTCGAGTTTTTTTCGTCATCTTATTGCATTGCCTGGATGACAGTATATGGCGTCGAAGCTGTTGCTATAGTGATACTGAATGTCCTCACAATCATCATTTACTTGAAAGATCGAAGTCTTCGCAAGCGTAGCTTGTACCTGGTGATCAACCTGGCAGTGGCAGACATGTTGGCTCCACTAACTGCGACTTATTGGATTTTGCGTCTGGGAAACAATTGTCAATTTGGACGATTAACTTGTTTAAACGCAATGAGATCAACTTTGCCTACgaagttttgtttcatttacctCCAACAGT TTGCATCTTTAATACTAATCCTTCCATTTATCATTTTCTGGttcatttcttgttttgtttctcaCGACAGTCTTCATCAAACATGGTTGCatttatataattttttattcTGCTTATGTTTTGCAAACTCTCTTATAAATCCCGCGCTATATGCATTTCAAATACCCGAGTTTAAAAGAGCTCTGTTCTCCTTAGTGCGTTGTAGATCTCGCTCGGGTCGCGTTCAGGTTTTTCCTCTTAATGACATGTAA